A stretch of Pseudomonas taetrolens DNA encodes these proteins:
- a CDS encoding GreA/GreB family elongation factor: protein MNKNAVYLLMLEKLEVDLDVLQRAAQTAYEAATHEENVAENKYDTLGLEASYLATGQARRVEEIRQALKHCQAMSLTPCNATHGIQSGALVNLQAENGSEQWLFLAPDAAGLKLSHDGHTITVITPRSPLGAALLGKQQDDEVWINVGGVTQGFTVCAVD, encoded by the coding sequence ATGAACAAGAACGCCGTCTACCTGCTGATGCTGGAAAAGCTTGAAGTTGACCTCGACGTGTTGCAACGCGCAGCGCAAACCGCCTACGAAGCTGCCACACACGAAGAAAACGTAGCCGAGAACAAATACGACACCCTCGGGCTTGAAGCCTCTTATCTGGCCACGGGCCAGGCACGCCGGGTAGAAGAGATTCGCCAGGCACTCAAGCACTGCCAGGCCATGAGTCTCACCCCCTGCAACGCTACGCACGGCATTCAAAGCGGAGCACTGGTGAACCTGCAGGCTGAAAACGGCAGTGAGCAGTGGTTATTCCTGGCTCCGGATGCCGCCGGCCTCAAACTCAGCCACGACGGACACACGATCACCGTCATCACCCCGCGCTCCCCCCTCGGCGCGGCCTTGCTGGGCAAGCAGCAGGATGATGAGGTGTGGATCAACGTGGGCGGCGTGACCCAGGGGTTTACCGTTTGCGCGGTTGATTGA
- the earP gene encoding elongation factor P maturation arginine rhamnosyltransferase EarP: MKASWDIFCSVVDNYGDIGVTWRLARQMVAEHQQAVRLWVDDFQAFVALCPDADATALRQTRQGVEVCQWPLQWPSSVEVADVVVEAFACKLPEGYLQAMKAREKPALWINLEYLSAEDWVSGCHGLPSLRPDGLKRMFFFPGFEAGTGGLLREADLIQRRRAFEQDPRARSEFLRGLGVFPADNARLISLFAYENAGLASWLDAMAAGSVATHLLVPQGRIMGDLLRWLGVSELPLGAVEQRGSLVIQALPFVRQEDYDHILWSCDFNAVRGEDSFVRAQWAGHPLLWHIYEQEEDAHWVKLNAFLDVYLKGLSPAAAQAFNALWQAWNAGSDMGGAWNSTLEHWPELTAHAERWCLQQSLQADLAQALVHFYRNWL; this comes from the coding sequence ATGAAAGCCTCCTGGGATATTTTTTGCAGTGTGGTCGATAACTACGGCGACATTGGTGTGACCTGGCGTTTGGCTCGACAGATGGTGGCCGAGCATCAGCAGGCAGTCAGGCTGTGGGTTGACGATTTTCAGGCATTCGTTGCGCTATGCCCGGACGCGGATGCCACGGCGCTGCGGCAAACCCGGCAGGGCGTTGAGGTGTGCCAGTGGCCGCTGCAGTGGCCGTCTTCTGTAGAGGTTGCCGATGTGGTGGTCGAAGCGTTCGCCTGCAAACTGCCCGAAGGCTATCTACAGGCAATGAAGGCCCGCGAAAAGCCGGCACTGTGGATCAATCTTGAGTATTTGAGCGCTGAGGACTGGGTCAGCGGTTGTCACGGGTTGCCGTCCTTGCGCCCGGATGGCCTGAAGCGCATGTTCTTCTTCCCGGGGTTCGAGGCGGGCACCGGCGGTCTACTGCGTGAGGCCGATCTGATCCAGCGTCGGCGAGCGTTCGAGCAGGATCCTCGGGCGCGAAGCGAGTTTTTGCGGGGGCTGGGTGTGTTCCCGGCCGACAATGCCCGGCTGATTTCCTTGTTCGCTTATGAAAACGCCGGCCTGGCCAGTTGGCTGGATGCGATGGCCGCGGGCAGCGTGGCGACGCATCTATTGGTGCCTCAGGGCCGGATCATGGGTGATCTGTTGCGCTGGCTTGGGGTCAGCGAACTGCCGCTCGGGGCAGTTGAGCAACGGGGATCGCTGGTGATCCAGGCCTTGCCGTTCGTCCGCCAGGAAGACTACGACCATATTTTGTGGAGCTGTGACTTCAACGCGGTGCGTGGCGAAGACTCGTTTGTCCGGGCGCAGTGGGCGGGACACCCGCTGCTGTGGCATATCTATGAGCAGGAAGAGGACGCGCACTGGGTCAAGCTCAATGCGTTCCTGGACGTTTACCTCAAAGGTCTTTCACCTGCCGCAGCACAGGCGTTTAATGCCCTCTGGCAAGCCTGGAATGCAGGCTCGGACATGGGGGGCGCGTGGAATTCGACCCTTGAACACTGGCCGGAACTCACTGCGCATGCCGAACGCTGGTGTCTACAACAGTCTTTACAGGCTGATCTTGCGCAAGCGCTAGTACACTTTTATCGAAATTGGCTATGA
- a CDS encoding elongation factor P has product MKTGKELKPGTVIKLENDPWLVQKAEFTKSGRNSAIMKTKLKNLLTGYKTEIVYSADDKLDDVILDRKEATLSFISGDTYTFMDTTDYTMYELNAEDIEAVLPFIEEGMTDVCEAIFFEERLVSVELPTTIVRQVDYTEGSARGDTSGKVMKPAKLKNGTELSVADFVEIGDWIEIDTRDGGSYKGRAKV; this is encoded by the coding sequence ATGAAAACTGGTAAAGAGCTTAAACCCGGTACAGTCATCAAGCTCGAAAACGACCCTTGGTTGGTTCAGAAAGCTGAATTCACCAAGTCCGGTCGTAACAGCGCAATCATGAAGACCAAGCTGAAGAACCTGCTGACTGGCTACAAGACTGAAATCGTATACAGCGCTGACGACAAGCTGGATGACGTGATCCTGGATCGCAAAGAAGCGACCCTGTCCTTCATCAGCGGCGACACCTACACGTTCATGGACACCACTGACTACACCATGTACGAGCTGAACGCTGAAGACATCGAAGCCGTTCTGCCATTCATCGAAGAAGGCATGACCGACGTTTGCGAAGCAATCTTCTTCGAAGAGCGTCTGGTTTCCGTAGAGCTGCCGACCACTATCGTGCGTCAGGTTGACTACACCGAAGGTTCCGCTCGCGGCGACACTTCGGGCAAGGTGATGAAGCCTGCCAAACTGAAAAACGGTACCGAGCTGAGCGTTGCAGATTTCGTTGAAATCGGCGACTGGATCGAAATCGATACCCGTGACGGTGGCTCCTACAAGGGCCGCGCCAAGGTTTAA
- a CDS encoding sulfite exporter TauE/SafE family protein, whose protein sequence is MLIDFAMYTTLGIVLGAMGGLFGIGGGLIAIPVLGLWFGLDQQIAQGTALVMSVPNVFVALYRYHQRNRIDLRQALPLVVMSFCFAWLGSMLAVGLDARSIRWGFIGFLLAITLYNLIKLYGGPARPVTGARYGWPWFGVLGAVAGTTGGLFGVGGAVVAAPVLTSVFGTSQVVAQGLSLALAAPSTSVTLLTYAVHDEVNWLMGVPMAVGGMLSISWGVKVAHALSERKLRGFYCAFLLLCAALLAIKI, encoded by the coding sequence ATGCTGATTGATTTTGCAATGTACACAACCTTGGGCATCGTTCTGGGCGCGATGGGCGGTTTGTTCGGGATTGGCGGCGGTCTGATCGCTATTCCGGTGCTGGGGTTGTGGTTTGGCCTTGATCAGCAGATTGCACAAGGGACAGCACTGGTCATGTCGGTGCCCAATGTGTTTGTCGCGTTGTACCGCTATCACCAGCGAAACCGCATTGATCTGCGCCAGGCGTTGCCGCTGGTGGTGATGAGCTTTTGCTTCGCCTGGCTGGGCTCGATGCTGGCTGTCGGGCTGGATGCGCGGAGTATTCGTTGGGGGTTTATTGGTTTTCTGCTGGCGATAACGCTCTACAACCTGATCAAACTCTACGGCGGACCTGCCCGGCCAGTGACGGGTGCGCGCTATGGCTGGCCCTGGTTTGGCGTGCTGGGGGCGGTGGCCGGTACCACGGGCGGTTTGTTCGGTGTGGGTGGGGCCGTGGTGGCGGCACCTGTTTTGACCAGCGTCTTCGGTACTTCCCAAGTTGTCGCCCAAGGGCTTTCGCTGGCGCTGGCGGCGCCGAGCACCAGCGTGACGTTGCTCACTTACGCGGTGCATGACGAGGTCAATTGGCTGATGGGCGTGCCGATGGCCGTGGGCGGCATGCTGAGCATCAGTTGGGGGGTGAAAGTGGCCCACGCGCTGTCCGAGCGTAAGCTGCGCGGTTTTTACTGCGCCTTTTTGCTGCTCTGCGCAGCATTGCTCGCGATCAAGATTTAA
- a CDS encoding LysR substrate-binding domain-containing protein, whose translation MAEFPSIDTDLLRTFAAIADHGGFTRAADVVNRTQSAVSMQMKRLEEDVLQCALFQREGRNVTLTAEGVVLLGYARRILKLHSEVFNTLRQPHMVGTVKIGSPDDYVMRFLPGVLARFAQDYPLINVEVHCEPSANLLQRNDLDLSIVTREPGSEVGQILRQERFVWMVAQGFSPHEQATLPLAMFNTDCFCRTWACNALDVMGRAYRVAYTSASLAAINAVVSTGLAVTAQLESLLTPDLRVIGEEEHLPRLPSASIVLLRNPNSTASPIIECFAQYIVDGFKS comes from the coding sequence ATGGCCGAGTTCCCCAGCATCGATACCGACCTGCTGCGCACGTTCGCCGCAATTGCCGACCATGGCGGCTTTACGCGTGCAGCCGATGTCGTCAATCGCACGCAGTCGGCGGTGAGCATGCAAATGAAACGTCTGGAGGAGGATGTACTGCAATGTGCCCTGTTTCAGCGTGAAGGCCGCAATGTCACCCTGACAGCCGAAGGTGTGGTGCTGCTCGGCTACGCTCGGCGAATCCTCAAGCTGCACAGTGAAGTGTTCAACACGCTGCGACAGCCGCACATGGTGGGAACGGTCAAGATTGGCTCGCCCGATGATTATGTGATGCGCTTTTTGCCCGGCGTACTGGCGCGCTTCGCCCAAGACTACCCGTTGATCAACGTTGAGGTTCACTGCGAGCCTTCGGCGAACCTGCTGCAACGCAATGATCTGGACTTGAGCATCGTCACTCGCGAACCCGGCAGCGAGGTGGGCCAGATCCTGCGCCAGGAACGTTTCGTATGGATGGTGGCTCAGGGTTTTTCACCCCACGAACAAGCGACGCTGCCCCTGGCCATGTTCAATACCGACTGTTTTTGCCGGACCTGGGCCTGCAATGCGCTGGACGTCATGGGCCGCGCCTATCGGGTGGCTTACACCAGCGCCAGCCTAGCGGCGATCAATGCGGTCGTGAGCACCGGTCTGGCCGTAACGGCGCAGCTTGAGAGCTTGCTGACACCGGACCTGAGAGTGATTGGCGAGGAAGAACACCTTCCCCGATTGCCATCGGCCAGCATTGTGCTGCTGCGCAACCCCAACAGCACCGCCTCCCCCATCATCGAATGCTTTGCGCAGTACATCGTCGACGGTTTTAAATCTTGA
- a CDS encoding DUF1127 domain-containing protein: MKGMRSVYGVAQPDSHSSWVKRLLVRVARWHQLSRERASLRKISDAALKDLGLSRADIEIESHRAFWDDPFSK, translated from the coding sequence ATGAAAGGTATGAGAAGTGTGTACGGGGTTGCCCAGCCCGACAGTCATTCATCCTGGGTAAAACGCTTGCTCGTGCGCGTCGCCCGCTGGCATCAGCTGTCGCGGGAAAGGGCCAGCCTGAGGAAAATCAGTGATGCGGCGCTCAAGGATCTTGGGTTGAGCAGGGCGGACATCGAGATCGAAAGCCATCGGGCTTTTTGGGATGACCCGTTCAGCAAGTGA
- a CDS encoding class II 3-deoxy-7-phosphoheptulonate synthase: MSQPWSPDSWRALPIQQQPHYPDAAHLLRVEQSLASYPPLVFAGEARELRRQFAEVTQGRAFLLQGGDCAESFAEFSAAKIRDTFKVLLQMAIVMTFAAGCPVVKVGRMAGQFAKPRSANDETINGITLPAYRGDIVNGIGFDEKSRVPDPERLLQSYHQSTATLNLLRAFAQGGFADLHQVHKWNLDFIANSALAEKYSQLATRIDETLAFMRACGMDSSPQLRETSFFTAHEALLLNYEEAFVRRDSLTNDYYDCSAHMLWIGDRTRQLDGAHVEFLRGVNNPIGVKVGPSMNTEELIRLIDILNPDNDPGRLNLIVRMGANKVGDHLPHLIRAVEGEGKQVLWSCDPMHANTIKASSGYKTRDFAQILGEVKQFFQVHEAEGSYAGGIHIEMTGQNVTECIGGARPITEDGLSDRYHTHCDPRMNADQSLELAFLIAETLKQVRR, from the coding sequence ATGAGCCAACCCTGGAGCCCTGACAGCTGGCGCGCCCTGCCGATCCAGCAACAACCCCACTACCCTGATGCAGCTCATTTGCTGCGCGTCGAGCAAAGCCTGGCGAGTTATCCGCCGCTGGTGTTTGCCGGGGAAGCCCGTGAATTGCGCCGTCAATTTGCCGAAGTCACTCAGGGCCGCGCCTTTCTGCTGCAAGGCGGCGACTGCGCCGAAAGCTTTGCCGAGTTTTCGGCTGCCAAAATCCGCGACACCTTCAAGGTGCTCCTGCAAATGGCCATCGTCATGACATTTGCCGCGGGCTGCCCGGTGGTCAAGGTCGGGCGCATGGCCGGACAGTTCGCCAAACCGCGCTCGGCCAATGATGAAACGATCAACGGCATCACGCTGCCGGCCTACCGCGGCGATATCGTCAACGGTATCGGCTTCGATGAAAAAAGCCGCGTCCCCGATCCGGAGCGCCTGCTGCAGTCCTATCACCAGTCCACCGCCACCCTGAACCTGCTGCGCGCCTTTGCCCAGGGCGGCTTTGCCGACCTGCACCAGGTGCACAAATGGAACCTGGACTTCATCGCCAACTCGGCGCTGGCCGAAAAGTACAGCCAACTGGCCACGCGCATCGACGAAACACTGGCCTTCATGCGTGCCTGTGGCATGGACAGCTCGCCTCAACTGCGCGAAACCAGCTTCTTTACCGCCCACGAAGCGCTGCTGCTGAACTACGAAGAAGCCTTTGTCCGCCGCGACAGCCTGACCAATGATTACTACGACTGCTCGGCGCACATGCTGTGGATTGGCGACCGCACGCGTCAGCTTGACGGGGCTCACGTGGAGTTTCTGCGCGGAGTGAACAACCCGATCGGGGTCAAGGTCGGCCCGAGCATGAATACCGAAGAGCTGATCCGCCTGATCGACATTCTCAACCCCGATAACGACCCGGGCCGACTGAACCTGATCGTGCGCATGGGCGCCAACAAGGTCGGCGATCATTTGCCGCATCTGATCCGCGCCGTAGAAGGAGAAGGCAAGCAAGTGCTCTGGAGTTGCGACCCGATGCACGCCAACACCATCAAGGCCAGCAGCGGCTACAAGACCCGCGACTTTGCACAGATCCTCGGCGAGGTGAAACAGTTCTTCCAGGTGCATGAGGCCGAAGGCAGTTATGCCGGCGGGATTCATATCGAGATGACCGGGCAGAACGTCACCGAGTGCATCGGCGGAGCCCGGCCGATCACCGAAGACGGCCTGTCGGACCGTTACCACACTCACTGCGACCCGCGGATGAACGCCGATCAGTCACTGGAACTGGCCTTCCTGATTGCCGAAACACTGAAGCAGGTCAGGCGCTGA
- a CDS encoding spermidine synthase: MSEERVERLLAEVHDDFGTIRVLEVEDYRFLEFGDAIEQSCVFTADPSWLEYDYTRAMLIGALCPEAPESALFLGLGAGTLTQACLKFLPLEDVEAIELRPDVPRLAIEYLGLDDDPRLYIRIGDALELLDSAEPADLIFVDLYNDLGPAAGHLAWTFLENCQKKLAPNGWLIINQWATDDGKPLGAALFRGLYHRHYWELPVKEGNVILLVPGDLDQTLDMDALMARAQALAPRLGYSLESLIKAIRPAT; encoded by the coding sequence ATGTCTGAGGAGCGCGTTGAGCGTCTGCTCGCTGAAGTCCATGATGACTTCGGCACGATTCGGGTGCTGGAGGTGGAAGACTACCGCTTCCTCGAATTTGGCGATGCGATCGAGCAAAGTTGTGTCTTTACCGCTGATCCCAGTTGGCTGGAATACGATTACACCCGTGCCATGCTGATTGGCGCGCTGTGCCCTGAAGCCCCTGAAAGTGCCCTGTTCCTGGGGTTGGGGGCGGGCACCCTGACGCAAGCCTGCCTCAAGTTTTTGCCCCTCGAAGATGTCGAAGCCATTGAGTTGCGTCCGGACGTGCCGCGCCTGGCCATCGAATACCTGGGGCTGGACGATGATCCGCGCTTGTATATCCGTATAGGCGATGCCCTGGAGCTGCTGGACAGCGCCGAGCCCGCCGACTTGATCTTCGTTGACCTGTACAACGATCTTGGCCCCGCGGCCGGTCATCTGGCGTGGACATTCCTTGAGAACTGTCAAAAGAAGCTCGCCCCCAACGGTTGGCTCATCATTAATCAGTGGGCAACCGATGATGGCAAGCCGCTAGGTGCCGCCTTGTTTCGCGGTTTGTACCATCGCCATTATTGGGAGCTGCCCGTAAAGGAAGGCAACGTTATCCTGCTGGTTCCCGGCGATCTTGATCAGACCCTGGACATGGACGCGCTGATGGCGCGGGCACAAGCCCTGGCCCCGCGCCTGGGCTATTCGCTGGAGTCGTTGATCAAGGCTATTCGTCCGGCCACCTGA
- a CDS encoding DEAD/DEAH box helicase, protein MTQETGGFAAFNLNPNILAAVIATGYEEPSAIQQQSIPIIMAGHDMIGQAQTGTGKTAAFALPILHRIDPAKREPQALILAPTRELALQVATAFETYAKQMPGVTVVAVYGGAPMGPQLKAIRNGAQIVVATPGRLCDHLRRDEKVLATVNHLVLDEADEMLKLGFMDDLEVIFKALPPTRQTVLFSATLPQSIRAIAERHLRDPQHVKIQTKTQTVTAIEQAHLLVHADQKTSAVLSLLEVEDFDALIMFVRTKQATLDLASALEAKGYKAAALNGDIAQNQRERVIDSLKDGRLDIVVATDVAARGLDVPRITHVFNVDMPYDPESYVHRIGRTGRAGREGRALLLVTPRERRMLQVIERVTGQKVAEVRLPDAQAVLDARIKKLTNSLAPLVADAESTHGELLDRLTADIGCSPRALAAALLRKATNGQALTLAAIERERPLVPNSAPRERSERSGDRPDRGDRERRAPVPLAEGRARCRTALGARDGIAAKNLLGAILNEGGLAREAIGRIQVRDSFSLVELPEDGLEKLLAKLKDTRVAGKQLKLRRYRED, encoded by the coding sequence ATGACCCAGGAAACCGGCGGCTTCGCCGCTTTTAATCTTAATCCGAATATTCTTGCAGCCGTCATCGCGACTGGCTACGAAGAGCCTTCGGCTATTCAGCAGCAATCGATCCCGATCATCATGGCCGGTCACGACATGATTGGTCAGGCGCAAACCGGTACGGGTAAAACCGCCGCGTTCGCCCTGCCGATCCTGCACCGCATCGATCCTGCTAAGCGCGAGCCGCAAGCCCTGATCCTGGCGCCAACCCGTGAGTTGGCGCTGCAAGTAGCAACCGCTTTCGAAACCTACGCCAAGCAAATGCCGGGCGTTACTGTTGTAGCCGTTTACGGCGGCGCCCCGATGGGCCCACAACTGAAAGCAATCCGTAATGGCGCACAGATCGTTGTCGCCACTCCGGGCCGTCTGTGCGACCACTTGCGTCGTGACGAAAAAGTATTGGCAACCGTGAACCACCTGGTTCTCGACGAAGCCGACGAAATGCTCAAACTGGGTTTCATGGACGACCTCGAAGTTATCTTCAAGGCCTTGCCACCGACCCGTCAGACCGTATTGTTCTCGGCAACCTTGCCGCAGTCGATCCGTGCCATTGCTGAACGCCATCTGCGCGATCCGCAACACGTGAAGATCCAGACCAAGACTCAGACCGTTACCGCGATCGAACAGGCTCACCTGTTGGTTCACGCTGACCAGAAGACCTCGGCTGTATTGAGCCTGCTGGAAGTTGAAGATTTCGACGCGCTGATCATGTTTGTGCGCACCAAGCAAGCGACCCTGGATCTGGCCAGCGCCCTTGAAGCCAAAGGCTATAAAGCCGCTGCGCTGAACGGTGACATTGCTCAGAACCAGCGTGAGCGCGTTATCGATTCCCTCAAGGATGGCCGTCTGGACATCGTTGTAGCGACTGACGTAGCTGCTCGTGGTCTCGACGTTCCACGTATCACCCACGTGTTCAACGTTGACATGCCTTACGATCCAGAGTCCTACGTTCACCGTATCGGCCGTACTGGCCGTGCAGGTCGCGAAGGTCGTGCGCTGTTGCTGGTAACGCCGCGTGAGCGCCGTATGCTGCAAGTGATTGAGCGTGTAACCGGTCAAAAGGTTGCTGAAGTCCGCCTGCCGGATGCTCAGGCCGTTCTCGATGCGCGCATCAAGAAACTGACCAACAGCCTGGCGCCACTGGTTGCTGACGCTGAATCGACTCATGGCGAGCTGCTGGATCGTCTGACTGCCGATATCGGTTGCAGCCCGCGTGCCCTGGCCGCAGCCCTGCTGCGCAAGGCAACCAACGGTCAGGCCCTGACCCTGGCTGCCATCGAGCGTGAGCGTCCACTGGTGCCTAACAGCGCACCGCGTGAGCGTTCCGAGCGTTCGGGTGACCGTCCGGATCGTGGTGATCGCGAGCGTCGTGCTCCGGTTCCATTGGCCGAAGGCCGTGCTCGTTGCCGTACCGCGCTGGGTGCGCGTGATGGTATCGCTGCCAAGAACCTGCTGGGCGCTATCCTCAATGAGGGTGGCCTGGCACGTGAAGCAATCGGTCGCATCCAGGTGCGTGACAGCTTCAGCCTGGTAGAACTGCCGGAAGATGGCCTGGAAAAACTGCTGGCCAAGTTGAAAGACACCCGCGTTGCCGGCAAGCAGCTCAAGCTGCGTCGCTATCGCGAAGATTAA
- a CDS encoding DODA-type extradiol aromatic ring-opening family dioxygenase, with translation MLPSLFISHGSPMLALEPGASGPALKRLAAGLPRPKAIVLVSAHWESPELTVASHPAPATWHDFGGFPPALFAVQYPAPGEPALAARIVELLAAHGLTARLDAKRPFDHGAWVPMSLMYPEADIPLIQISLPSQRGPTGQTEIGRALSSLRNEDILLIGSGSITHNLRELDWQAGPESIEPWAKAFRDWMIDKLTADDEIALHDYRRHAPFAVRSHPTDEHLLPLYFARGAGGSFGLAHQGWTLGALGMDIYRFD, from the coding sequence ATGCTGCCCAGCCTGTTTATCTCGCACGGCTCCCCGATGCTCGCGCTGGAGCCCGGCGCCAGCGGCCCTGCCTTGAAGCGCCTGGCCGCCGGGCTGCCCCGCCCAAAAGCGATCGTACTGGTATCGGCCCACTGGGAAAGTCCTGAGCTAACTGTCGCCAGTCACCCCGCACCGGCCACCTGGCATGATTTCGGAGGCTTCCCCCCAGCCCTGTTTGCCGTGCAATACCCAGCCCCGGGCGAGCCCGCCCTGGCAGCACGAATTGTTGAGCTGCTCGCAGCCCATGGTCTGACGGCCAGACTGGACGCCAAGCGGCCATTCGACCACGGCGCCTGGGTGCCAATGTCATTGATGTACCCGGAGGCCGACATTCCTCTTATACAAATCTCACTGCCCAGCCAGCGCGGCCCGACAGGTCAAACCGAGATAGGTCGTGCACTGTCCAGCTTGCGCAACGAAGACATTCTGCTCATCGGCTCGGGCAGCATCACTCATAACCTGCGCGAACTGGATTGGCAGGCAGGGCCTGAAAGCATTGAGCCCTGGGCCAAGGCCTTTCGCGACTGGATGATCGACAAGCTCACCGCTGACGATGAAATTGCACTTCACGATTACCGTCGTCATGCGCCGTTTGCAGTGCGCAGCCACCCCACTGACGAACATCTGTTGCCGCTGTATTTTGCCCGCGGGGCAGGCGGGTCCTTCGGCCTGGCTCACCAGGGCTGGACTCTGGGCGCGCTGGGGATGGATATCTACCGGTTTGATTGA
- a CDS encoding thiopurine S-methyltransferase, which produces MQPEFWHDRWSRNQIGFHLEEVNPYLQRHWPALDLAQGGRVLVPLCGKSLDLSWLASTGYEVMGIELSQTAVECFFTEQQVTPQVRQQGAFTVYEAGPVTIWCGDFFALGAADVADCVGIYDRAAIIALPPEMREAYAQHLSRILPQGCKGLLITLDYEQSEMKGPPFSVPDAEVQRLLGPAWALAIIEQPDILGQSWKFLKGGATRLVERVYRLQKTA; this is translated from the coding sequence ATGCAGCCCGAATTTTGGCACGACCGCTGGAGCCGCAATCAGATCGGCTTTCATCTGGAGGAGGTCAATCCATACCTTCAGCGTCATTGGCCAGCGCTTGATCTGGCCCAAGGCGGTCGCGTACTGGTGCCGTTGTGCGGAAAAAGCCTGGATTTGAGCTGGCTGGCTTCTACAGGCTATGAGGTGATGGGGATAGAGCTGTCCCAGACCGCCGTAGAATGCTTTTTCACTGAGCAGCAGGTCACGCCGCAGGTTCGCCAGCAAGGCGCCTTCACGGTGTACGAGGCGGGGCCGGTGACGATCTGGTGCGGAGACTTTTTTGCCCTGGGTGCGGCGGATGTCGCGGACTGTGTCGGGATTTATGACCGGGCGGCAATCATTGCCTTGCCACCCGAGATGCGCGAAGCCTATGCGCAACACCTGTCACGGATTTTGCCGCAGGGCTGCAAGGGCTTGTTGATCACGCTTGATTATGAGCAGAGCGAAATGAAGGGGCCGCCATTCTCAGTGCCGGATGCCGAGGTTCAGCGTTTGCTGGGTCCTGCCTGGGCATTGGCAATCATCGAGCAGCCAGACATCCTCGGTCAGAGTTGGAAGTTCCTCAAGGGCGGGGCCACCCGGCTGGTGGAGAGGGTGTATCGACTGCAAAAAACGGCCTGA
- the htpX gene encoding protease HtpX, giving the protein MMRILLFLATNLAVVLIASITLSLFGFDGFMAANGVDLNLNQLLVFCAVFGFAGSLFSLFISKWMAKMSTSTQVITQPRTRHEQWLMQTVEQLSREAGIKMPEVGIFPAYEANAFATGWNKNDALVAVSQGLLERFSPDEVKAVLAHEIGHVANGDMVTLALVQGVVNTFVMFFARIIGNFVDKVVFKNDEGRGIAYYVATIFAELVLGFLASAIVMWFSRKREFRADEAGAQLAGTAAMIGALQRLRSEQGLPVHMPDTMAAFGINGGLKQGLARMFMSHPPLEERIDALRRRG; this is encoded by the coding sequence ATGATGCGCATCCTGCTGTTTTTGGCCACTAACCTGGCGGTCGTGCTGATAGCCAGCATCACCTTGAGCCTGTTCGGCTTTGACGGGTTCATGGCGGCCAACGGGGTTGATCTGAACCTCAATCAGCTGTTGGTATTCTGTGCAGTCTTTGGTTTCGCCGGGTCTTTGTTCTCGCTTTTCATTTCGAAATGGATGGCGAAAATGAGCACCAGCACCCAGGTGATTACTCAGCCTCGTACCCGTCACGAACAATGGTTGATGCAAACCGTTGAACAATTGTCCCGCGAAGCCGGGATCAAAATGCCTGAAGTGGGGATTTTCCCGGCTTACGAGGCGAACGCCTTTGCCACGGGCTGGAATAAAAACGATGCATTGGTCGCTGTCAGCCAGGGCTTGCTGGAGCGTTTTTCGCCCGATGAAGTGAAAGCCGTACTGGCCCATGAAATCGGCCACGTTGCCAACGGAGACATGGTCACGCTGGCACTGGTGCAAGGCGTGGTAAACACCTTCGTCATGTTCTTCGCCCGCATCATCGGCAACTTTGTCGACAAAGTGGTGTTCAAGAACGATGAAGGCCGCGGCATTGCGTATTACGTCGCGACCATCTTTGCCGAACTGGTACTGGGTTTCCTGGCCAGCGCCATCGTGATGTGGTTCTCGCGCAAGCGTGAGTTCCGCGCAGACGAAGCCGGCGCTCAATTGGCCGGTACTGCAGCCATGATCGGCGCCCTGCAGCGCCTGCGCTCGGAGCAAGGCCTGCCGGTGCACATGCCTGACACCATGGCGGCCTTTGGCATCAATGGCGGGCTCAAGCAAGGCCTGGCTCGGATGTTCATGAGCCACCCGCCTCTGGAAGAACGCATTGACGCACTGCGTCGTCGCGGTTAA